A single region of the Anabaena sphaerica FACHB-251 genome encodes:
- the tig gene encoding trigger factor, with protein sequence MKVTQEKLQKSQIGLEIEITAEITKQKYEQVIKKLSGTVNIPGFRKGKVPRQILLQRLGAGRIKAAALEELIPDGIEEAVKQEAITAIGQPRLLSSFDDLINNYEPGQPLKIAAAVDVEPEINLKQYTGFQVKAEEIKYDPTKVDTVLDKERQQMATLIPVEGRAAQIGDIAVVDFKGVLTKAEGEDESTEPTPIPGGEATDFQVELQEDKFIPGFVSGMVGMNPGETREISAQFPDPYASPELAGKPALFTVTLKEIKEKELPELNDDFAQEVSEFETLEELRASLEERYQKEAQEQTKANQQEALLAELLKHVEIDLPATLIDKEVDAMLTQTAMKLSEQGLDVKKLFTQDIIPQLRERSQPEAIERLKRSLAIEEIGKRESIQATTEEVAAKVKELLEQYADEDIDPVRLQSVVEAQLVNEKIIDWLLANSSVELLPAGSLSTPEETDSEAQSTEDTAEAATTSPE encoded by the coding sequence ATGAAAGTTACCCAGGAAAAACTTCAAAAAAGCCAAATTGGACTAGAAATAGAGATAACAGCAGAAATTACCAAACAAAAATACGAACAGGTCATTAAAAAGTTAAGTGGTACTGTAAATATTCCTGGGTTTCGCAAAGGCAAAGTACCCCGGCAGATATTATTACAGCGCCTTGGAGCCGGTCGGATCAAAGCAGCAGCCCTGGAAGAACTAATTCCCGATGGTATTGAGGAAGCCGTCAAGCAAGAAGCCATTACCGCCATTGGTCAACCGCGATTACTCTCTTCTTTTGATGATTTAATTAATAATTATGAACCAGGGCAACCCTTGAAGATTGCTGCTGCTGTCGATGTGGAACCAGAAATCAATCTCAAGCAGTATACGGGTTTTCAAGTCAAAGCCGAGGAAATCAAATACGATCCCACAAAGGTGGATACGGTGTTAGACAAGGAACGGCAACAAATGGCCACCTTGATTCCCGTAGAAGGACGAGCAGCCCAAATTGGAGATATTGCCGTAGTTGATTTTAAAGGTGTGCTGACCAAAGCTGAAGGTGAAGACGAATCTACCGAACCTACACCAATTCCCGGTGGAGAAGCAACTGATTTTCAAGTCGAGTTACAGGAAGATAAGTTTATCCCTGGTTTTGTCTCCGGTATGGTAGGGATGAACCCTGGAGAAACCAGAGAAATTTCGGCTCAATTTCCAGATCCTTATGCCAGCCCAGAATTAGCAGGTAAACCGGCACTGTTCACGGTGACACTCAAAGAAATCAAGGAAAAAGAACTACCGGAATTGAATGACGACTTTGCCCAAGAAGTAAGTGAATTTGAGACTTTGGAAGAATTACGGGCTTCTCTAGAAGAACGTTATCAAAAAGAAGCTCAAGAGCAAACCAAAGCTAATCAGCAAGAAGCTTTGTTAGCGGAACTGCTCAAACACGTAGAAATTGACTTGCCAGCAACTTTGATTGACAAAGAAGTTGATGCCATGCTGACACAAACAGCAATGAAACTGTCAGAGCAAGGACTAGACGTGAAAAAGCTGTTTACCCAAGATATTATTCCCCAATTGCGCGAGCGATCGCAGCCAGAGGCAATTGAACGCCTCAAACGTTCTCTAGCTATAGAAGAAATCGGTAAACGGGAATCTATCCAAGCTACAACTGAAGAAGTAGCAGCCAAAGTCAAAGAACTGTTAGAACAGTACGCTGATGAGGATATAGATCCAGTTCGACTGCAATCGGTGGTGGAAGCACAACTGGTAAATGAAAAAATCATAGATTGGCTTTTAGCCAACTCATCTGTGGAACTCTTACCCGCAGGTTCTTTAAGCACCCCAGAGGAAACCGATTCAGAAGCTCAAAGCACTGAAGATACTGCGGAAGCAGCAACTACCAGTCCTGAGTAA